A section of the Osmia lignaria lignaria isolate PbOS001 chromosome 16, iyOsmLign1, whole genome shotgun sequence genome encodes:
- the trbl gene encoding tribbles pseudokinase 2, producing MRVTAAVRQHPLHLQVTRTNNGKFLVSPNSSQDLSQQPTSDETNSVPAVVFPSYEPLPTDHHGPTILGDRYLLLGPAEGSALYRCVDVHTGKQIVAKDTASLGESGGRCNRRRGRRQVNRSKRLSSIRGTGSVTLGKSLLR from the exons ATGAGAGTGACAGCCGCCGTTAGGCAGCATCCTCTTCATCTGCAAGTGACTCGTACCAACAATGGAAAGTTTTTGGTCAGTCCGAACAGTAGTCAGGATCTTAGTCAACAGCCAACGAGCGACGAAACAAATTCAGTGCCGGCAGTTGTATTTCCTAGTTATGAACCGTTGCCAACCGATCATCACGGACCCACCATACTCGGGGACCGGTATCTACTTCTTGGTCCAGCTGAAGGCAGCGCGCTTTATCGATGCGTCGATGTTCATACCGGCAAACAGATCGTCGCGAAG GACACGGCTTCGCTTGGAGAGTCTGGAGGACGCTGTAATCGTAGAAGGGGACGACGACAAGTTAACCGATCGAAGAGGTTGTCCAGCATACGTGGCACCGGAAGTGTTACGCTCGGGAAGAGCTTACTCCGGTAA
- the LOC117600721 gene encoding cysteine-rich hydrophobic domain-containing protein 2: MADFDAIYEEEEENEQNLEEHYVTMVPDPIVIRGAGNMTVFGLSNRFESEFPNGLVSRVAPEEFKATVMRINSVLKKTLPVNVKWLFCGCVCCCCTLGCSLWPVICLSKRTQHSLNKLLEWENSRLYHKLGLHWRLAKQRCDTSSMMEYVLLIEFIPKIPIYKPD, encoded by the exons ATGGCAGATTTTGATGCAATttacgaagaagaggaagaaaatgaaCAAAACTTGGAAGAACACTACGTAACAATGGTACCAGATCCTATAGTTATTCGTGGAGCTGGCAACATGACTGT ATTTGGGCTTAGTAATCGCTTTGAATCAGAATTTCCGAATGGCCTGGTGTCGCGTGTTGCTCCGGAAGAGTTTAAAGCGACTGTCATGAGAATAAATAGTGTACTGAAAAAAACATTACCAGTTAATGTTAAATGGTTATTTTGTGGTTGTGTTTGCTGTTGTTGTACATTAGGATGTTCTCTTTGGCCTGTTATTTGTTTGAGTAAAAGG ACACAACATTCGTTAAACAAATTATTAGAATGGGAAAACAGTAGGCTGTATCACAAACTTGGATTACATTGGAGATTAGCGAAACAAAGATGTGATACTTCATCCATGATGGAATAT GtacttttaattgaatttatcccAAAAATACCCATATACAAACCTGACTAA
- the l(3)05822 gene encoding SH3 domain-containing lethal (3) 05822 isoform X1: MLDNGKRFNILNYIHNSCNRVERKMAANVRTEMRIPTRSAPRPPVNSIAQRNVMWNSTNDVYGSMQQSIQKKKPPPRPPPPKFNQNHLQIQKDKSKKPAKPTELLSNLFGRKRSEHLSTTQLNSQIQSAISQSEHTNGSVCLIDFSPPGSPTFTTRSSSDGVSIDSFGSDGNSNPSVFTSSGNTSQTESAFEDDFDVFGISAKKMPKNDPWQINSMSDPFGPLEVTNYNTVEPVKSIGDAQFFAFNTNNQMSFNQTCSKITQSLPTIIRAKVPKPPAPKISQKRVENKINRSIEIESNCFNKTAGPFTKPITLDLTNSWPNETKDNSSPPMPTIPPPAPPPEYLTETNDLSTISEEPYGIALYDFPVTHEDDLPFNEGDKIYLIKKVNDDWMEGRIGNRKGIFPINFIDIRVPLPGVPDNVVVAIYSFKGETIEDLKFNEGDKITVLSRISQDWLYGECKGRKGQFPANYVNRIPCNIPSFN; this comes from the exons ATGTTGGATAATGGAAAAAGATTCAACATTTTAAATTAC ATACATAATAGTTGCAATCGTGTCGAACGAAAAATGGCCGCAAACGTAAGAACAG AAATGCGAATTCCTACACGTTCTGCTCCTCGTCCACCTGTAAATTCAATAGCACAAAGAAATGTTATGTGGAATAGCAC aaatgatGTTTACGGTTCTATGCAACAATCCATTCAAAAGAAGAAACCACCTCCTCGACCACCACCACCAAAGTTTAATCAAAATCATTTACAAATACAGAAGGATAAATCAAAGAAACCA GCAAAACCAACAGAATTATTGAGTAATCTTTTTGGAAGGAAAAGAAGTGAACATTTAAGTACAACACAATTGAATAGCCAAATACAAAGTGCAATATCACAATCTGAACATACAAATGGATCAGTTTGTCTAATAGATTTTAGTCCACCTGGTTCTCCAACTTTTACAACTCGATCAAGTAGTGACGGTGTTAGCATTGATAGTTTTGGCAGCGATGGTAATTCAAATCCATCTGTATTCACAAGTAGTGGAAATACATCTCAAACAGAAAGTGCCTTTGAAGATGATTTTGATGTGTTTGGAATATCTGCTAAGAAAATGCCAAAAAATGACCCTTGGCAAATTAATTCGATGTCAGATCCATTTGGACCATTAGAAGTAACTAATTACAATACAGTTGAACCTGTAAAATCCATAGGAGATGCACAGTTCTTTGCTTTCAATACAAATAATCAAATGTCTTTTAATCAGACATGTTCAAAAATTACTCAGTCATTGCCTACTATTATTCGTGCAAAAGTACCCAAACCACCAGCACCAAAAATTTCACAGAAAAGAgtagagaataaaattaatcgTTCAATTGAGATAGAGTCcaattgttttaataaaacagCAGGGCCATTTACAAAACCAATAACATTAGATTTAACTAATTCATGGCCGAACGAGACTAAAGATAATTCTTCTCCACCAATGCCCACAATACCACCACCTGCGCCACCACCAGAGTATTTAACAGAAACAAACGATCTTTCa acGATCAGTGAAGAACCTTATGGCATTGCTCTTTATGACTTTCCTGTAACGCACGAAGATGATTTACCTTTTAACGAAGgtgataaaatatatttgattaaaaaagtTAATGATGATTGGATGGAAGGCAGGATAGGAAACCGAAAAGGAATATTTCCTATTAATTTCATTGATATAAGAGTTCCACTGCCTGGTGTTCCAGATAATGTAGTTGTTGCTATCTATTCCTTTAAAGGGGAAACAATAGAAGATTTAAAGTTTAAT GAAGGTGATAAAATCACAGTTTTATCAAGGATATCACAAGATTGGTTGTACGGTGAATGTAAAGGTCGGAAAGGGCAGTTTCCAGCAAATTATGTGAACAGAATCCCATGTAATATTCCATCATTCAATTAA
- the LOC117601029 gene encoding putative RNA methyltransferase CG11342 isoform X2: MNGCFVFFFFFFVPENVIQILQNTLRIPDVSLRFSKMSKSTSSQSPSKEKQEDKTDPGASRHGNFMNYYQFHPAEERVRQLPCGVWRSAHPDRKYVGLDVGCNAGDLTFVLHDFLEKALSADQAEISLLGVDLDPILIERARERNPRPDRIIFECLDFLTEDRNRTLYEYLRRFEKSRFDVVFCFSITMWIHLNYGDKGLIEFLQKACSIAEMIVIEPQLWKCYRNASRRLRRSTAEDFPLLKTLKLTGDPATHIENILTGLCNFRRVTVTVDNEWKRRLLIYARTRSTIDDEFPYVNRRQMNERSTSFNSTVAAENTNDIV; encoded by the exons ATGAATGGGTGCttcgtgttctttttttttttttttgttcctgaaAACGTGattcaaattttacaaaatacgtTGCGTATACCTGACGTATCCTTACG TTTTTCCAAAATGTCGAAAAGCACGTCGTCGCAATCACCATCTAAGGAAAAGCAGGAAGATAAGACGGATCCGGGAGCTAGTAGACACGGGAACTTCATGAATTATTACCAATTCCATCCTGCGGAAGAGCGCGTGCGACAACTTCCGTGTGGCGTGTGGCGGTCGGCTCATCCGGACCGGAAATACGTAGGCCTAGACGTCGGCTGTAACGCGGGG GATTTAACGTTCGTGTTGCACGACTTCCTCGAGAAGGCTTTATCGGCTGATCAAGCAGAGATCTCTCTGCTTGGCGTGGATCTCGATCCGATCTTAATCGAGCGAGCAAGGGAACGCAACCCACGACCGGATCGTATTATTTTCGAGTGCCTCGATTTTCTAACCGAGGATCGTAACCGGACACTGTACGAATACCTTCGACGGTTCGAGAAGTCACGCTTCGACGTTGTCTTTTGTTTCTCCATTACAATGTGGATTCACTTGAACTACGGTGATAAAGGACTGATCGAGTTTCTACAGAAAGCATGCTCGATCGCTGAAATGATCGTGATCGAGCCTCAGCTATGGAAATGCTATAGAAACGCGTCAAGAAGGCTAAGACGATCCACGGCAGAGGATTTTCCTTTGTTGAAAACTCTGAAGCTTACCGGTGATCCGGCGACTCACATTGAAAACATATTGACGGGACTTTGTAATTTCCGAAGAGTCACGGTTACAGTGGACAACGAGTGGAAACGAAGATTATTAATTTATGCCAGGACGCGATCAACGATCGATGATGAGTTTCCGTATGTTAATCGACGTCAAATGAATGAACGATCGACGAGTTTTAATTCAACTGTTGCTGCTGAgaatacaaatgatattgtttag
- the LOC117601029 gene encoding putative RNA methyltransferase CG11342 isoform X1, with translation MAMITRFIEPTLPFSRLSWKLFVRSTSKFNPFVYMLCFSKMSKSTSSQSPSKEKQEDKTDPGASRHGNFMNYYQFHPAEERVRQLPCGVWRSAHPDRKYVGLDVGCNAGDLTFVLHDFLEKALSADQAEISLLGVDLDPILIERARERNPRPDRIIFECLDFLTEDRNRTLYEYLRRFEKSRFDVVFCFSITMWIHLNYGDKGLIEFLQKACSIAEMIVIEPQLWKCYRNASRRLRRSTAEDFPLLKTLKLTGDPATHIENILTGLCNFRRVTVTVDNEWKRRLLIYARTRSTIDDEFPYVNRRQMNERSTSFNSTVAAENTNDIV, from the exons ATGGCCATGATAACGAGATTCATCGAACCCACCCTCCCTTTCTCTCGTCTCTCCTGGAAACTCTTCGTTCGTTCTACTTCAAAATTTAACCCATTCGTATACATGCTATG TTTTTCCAAAATGTCGAAAAGCACGTCGTCGCAATCACCATCTAAGGAAAAGCAGGAAGATAAGACGGATCCGGGAGCTAGTAGACACGGGAACTTCATGAATTATTACCAATTCCATCCTGCGGAAGAGCGCGTGCGACAACTTCCGTGTGGCGTGTGGCGGTCGGCTCATCCGGACCGGAAATACGTAGGCCTAGACGTCGGCTGTAACGCGGGG GATTTAACGTTCGTGTTGCACGACTTCCTCGAGAAGGCTTTATCGGCTGATCAAGCAGAGATCTCTCTGCTTGGCGTGGATCTCGATCCGATCTTAATCGAGCGAGCAAGGGAACGCAACCCACGACCGGATCGTATTATTTTCGAGTGCCTCGATTTTCTAACCGAGGATCGTAACCGGACACTGTACGAATACCTTCGACGGTTCGAGAAGTCACGCTTCGACGTTGTCTTTTGTTTCTCCATTACAATGTGGATTCACTTGAACTACGGTGATAAAGGACTGATCGAGTTTCTACAGAAAGCATGCTCGATCGCTGAAATGATCGTGATCGAGCCTCAGCTATGGAAATGCTATAGAAACGCGTCAAGAAGGCTAAGACGATCCACGGCAGAGGATTTTCCTTTGTTGAAAACTCTGAAGCTTACCGGTGATCCGGCGACTCACATTGAAAACATATTGACGGGACTTTGTAATTTCCGAAGAGTCACGGTTACAGTGGACAACGAGTGGAAACGAAGATTATTAATTTATGCCAGGACGCGATCAACGATCGATGATGAGTTTCCGTATGTTAATCGACGTCAAATGAATGAACGATCGACGAGTTTTAATTCAACTGTTGCTGCTGAgaatacaaatgatattgtttag
- the LOC117601029 gene encoding putative RNA methyltransferase CG11342 isoform X3, with protein MSKSTSSQSPSKEKQEDKTDPGASRHGNFMNYYQFHPAEERVRQLPCGVWRSAHPDRKYVGLDVGCNAGDLTFVLHDFLEKALSADQAEISLLGVDLDPILIERARERNPRPDRIIFECLDFLTEDRNRTLYEYLRRFEKSRFDVVFCFSITMWIHLNYGDKGLIEFLQKACSIAEMIVIEPQLWKCYRNASRRLRRSTAEDFPLLKTLKLTGDPATHIENILTGLCNFRRVTVTVDNEWKRRLLIYARTRSTIDDEFPYVNRRQMNERSTSFNSTVAAENTNDIV; from the exons ATGTCGAAAAGCACGTCGTCGCAATCACCATCTAAGGAAAAGCAGGAAGATAAGACGGATCCGGGAGCTAGTAGACACGGGAACTTCATGAATTATTACCAATTCCATCCTGCGGAAGAGCGCGTGCGACAACTTCCGTGTGGCGTGTGGCGGTCGGCTCATCCGGACCGGAAATACGTAGGCCTAGACGTCGGCTGTAACGCGGGG GATTTAACGTTCGTGTTGCACGACTTCCTCGAGAAGGCTTTATCGGCTGATCAAGCAGAGATCTCTCTGCTTGGCGTGGATCTCGATCCGATCTTAATCGAGCGAGCAAGGGAACGCAACCCACGACCGGATCGTATTATTTTCGAGTGCCTCGATTTTCTAACCGAGGATCGTAACCGGACACTGTACGAATACCTTCGACGGTTCGAGAAGTCACGCTTCGACGTTGTCTTTTGTTTCTCCATTACAATGTGGATTCACTTGAACTACGGTGATAAAGGACTGATCGAGTTTCTACAGAAAGCATGCTCGATCGCTGAAATGATCGTGATCGAGCCTCAGCTATGGAAATGCTATAGAAACGCGTCAAGAAGGCTAAGACGATCCACGGCAGAGGATTTTCCTTTGTTGAAAACTCTGAAGCTTACCGGTGATCCGGCGACTCACATTGAAAACATATTGACGGGACTTTGTAATTTCCGAAGAGTCACGGTTACAGTGGACAACGAGTGGAAACGAAGATTATTAATTTATGCCAGGACGCGATCAACGATCGATGATGAGTTTCCGTATGTTAATCGACGTCAAATGAATGAACGATCGACGAGTTTTAATTCAACTGTTGCTGCTGAgaatacaaatgatattgtttag
- the LOC117600722 gene encoding LOW QUALITY PROTEIN: uncharacterized protein LOC117600722 (The sequence of the model RefSeq protein was modified relative to this genomic sequence to represent the inferred CDS: inserted 2 bases in 1 codon), with protein sequence MCVKIILLNYINIQLFILMLNVLLQTIESTQTSLKDELRNLTCPLPLKTLDFIYNFTQPDLEIIWPCEVRFYWLSLQPFVKFVRFLLGYITPFIIILGVILNTISFGMLSTPILCESNLSLYLKALALSDNGALVFNYAVGLAKSNFTFVNNLFMNNRFLCSLNSVSMEFFQFTSTWLVVALTWRRVFAIMFPFGIRSCCSNCSEIITITILIFVSFIISLTKLYSGGYETDSVFEFIPCQKKIKPWGSAMYFYIALSTWLPLLFIFIGNVLLILHMKKTEKIHCQLTQNFRHKTNRTHHTSRTLLVVSTVYLILLLPLGIVETLELYWDIILIKFPATETKEKAEYVHWLKEKMLLKWCRGLCFHVYHWNFAVNFFLYYLTGEKFKKAVIQTLSRYKDVIQWLYSEYINKCIFYYKYSTHLKSVQSXQLLLTRAITLNEQRIADSISAYNIMLRILTISINFFFFKDC encoded by the exons ATgtgtgtaaaaataattttattaaattatataaacataCAATTGTTTATATTGATGTTAAATGTACTATTACAAACAATTGAATCTACCCAAACTTCGTTAAAAGACGAACTCAG AAATTTAACATGTCCATTACCACTGAAAACTTTGGATTTTATTTACAACTTCACGCAACCAGACTTGGAAATTATATGGCCTTGTGAAGTTCGTTTTTACTGGTTATCGTTACAACCATTTGTTAAATTTGTACGTTTTCTACTTGGCTATATAACGccttttattataattcttg gtgtaatattaaatacaatttcttttGGGATGCTAAGTACTCCTATACTTTGCGAATCGAATTTATCACTTTATTTAAAAGCGCTTGCGTTATCTGATAACGGAGCGCTAGTTTTTAATTATGCTGTAGGTCTTGCTAAATCAAACTTTACGTTTGTTAATAATCTTTTCATG AATAATAGGTTCCTGTGTAGTTTAAATTCTGTTAGTATGGAATTCTTCCAATTTACATCTACTTGGTTGGTTGTGGCTCTCACCTGGAGACGAGTTTTCGCTATTATGTTTCCTTTTGGAATACGTAGTTGTTGTAGTAATTGCTCTGAAATAATAactattacaattttaatattcgtCAGTTTTATCATATCATTAACAAAGTTATACTCAGGag GATACGAAACGGATAGTGTTTTCGAATTTATTCCAtgtcaaaagaaaataaaaccaTGGGGTAGTGCTATGTATTTCTACATTGCTTTATCAACGTGGTTGCCATTACTTTTCATATTTATTGGAAATGTTTTACTTATCttacacatgaagaaaactgaaAAAATTCATTGTCAGTTAACTC AAAATTTCAGACATAAAACAAATAGAACACATCATACTTCCAGAACGTTACTTGTTGTGTCAACcgtttatttaatattactgTTACCCCTTGGCATAGTTGAAACTTTGGAACTCTATTGGGATATTATCCTGATTAAATTTCCTGCTACTGAAACAAAGGAAAAAGCAGAATATGTACATTG GTTGAAAGAGAAAATGTTGTTGAAATGGTGTCGTGGCTTATGTTTTCACGTATACCACTGGAATTTTGcagttaatttctttttatactacTTAACaggtgaaaaatttaaaaaggcTGTGATACAGACTCTAAGTCGTTACAAAGACGTAATACAATGGT TATATTCCGAATACATTaacaaatgtatattttattacaaatattctaCACATTTAAAATCAGTACAGTC TCAATTATTGTTGACAAGAGCTATCACGCTTAACGAGCAAAGAATTGCTGATAGTATTTCTGCGTATAATATCATGTTAcgaatacttacaattagtattaatttttttttttttaaagactgTTAG
- the l(3)05822 gene encoding SH3 domain-containing lethal (3) 05822 isoform X2: MAANVRTEMRIPTRSAPRPPVNSIAQRNVMWNSTNDVYGSMQQSIQKKKPPPRPPPPKFNQNHLQIQKDKSKKPAKPTELLSNLFGRKRSEHLSTTQLNSQIQSAISQSEHTNGSVCLIDFSPPGSPTFTTRSSSDGVSIDSFGSDGNSNPSVFTSSGNTSQTESAFEDDFDVFGISAKKMPKNDPWQINSMSDPFGPLEVTNYNTVEPVKSIGDAQFFAFNTNNQMSFNQTCSKITQSLPTIIRAKVPKPPAPKISQKRVENKINRSIEIESNCFNKTAGPFTKPITLDLTNSWPNETKDNSSPPMPTIPPPAPPPEYLTETNDLSTISEEPYGIALYDFPVTHEDDLPFNEGDKIYLIKKVNDDWMEGRIGNRKGIFPINFIDIRVPLPGVPDNVVVAIYSFKGETIEDLKFNEGDKITVLSRISQDWLYGECKGRKGQFPANYVNRIPCNIPSFN; this comes from the exons ATGGCCGCAAACGTAAGAACAG AAATGCGAATTCCTACACGTTCTGCTCCTCGTCCACCTGTAAATTCAATAGCACAAAGAAATGTTATGTGGAATAGCAC aaatgatGTTTACGGTTCTATGCAACAATCCATTCAAAAGAAGAAACCACCTCCTCGACCACCACCACCAAAGTTTAATCAAAATCATTTACAAATACAGAAGGATAAATCAAAGAAACCA GCAAAACCAACAGAATTATTGAGTAATCTTTTTGGAAGGAAAAGAAGTGAACATTTAAGTACAACACAATTGAATAGCCAAATACAAAGTGCAATATCACAATCTGAACATACAAATGGATCAGTTTGTCTAATAGATTTTAGTCCACCTGGTTCTCCAACTTTTACAACTCGATCAAGTAGTGACGGTGTTAGCATTGATAGTTTTGGCAGCGATGGTAATTCAAATCCATCTGTATTCACAAGTAGTGGAAATACATCTCAAACAGAAAGTGCCTTTGAAGATGATTTTGATGTGTTTGGAATATCTGCTAAGAAAATGCCAAAAAATGACCCTTGGCAAATTAATTCGATGTCAGATCCATTTGGACCATTAGAAGTAACTAATTACAATACAGTTGAACCTGTAAAATCCATAGGAGATGCACAGTTCTTTGCTTTCAATACAAATAATCAAATGTCTTTTAATCAGACATGTTCAAAAATTACTCAGTCATTGCCTACTATTATTCGTGCAAAAGTACCCAAACCACCAGCACCAAAAATTTCACAGAAAAGAgtagagaataaaattaatcgTTCAATTGAGATAGAGTCcaattgttttaataaaacagCAGGGCCATTTACAAAACCAATAACATTAGATTTAACTAATTCATGGCCGAACGAGACTAAAGATAATTCTTCTCCACCAATGCCCACAATACCACCACCTGCGCCACCACCAGAGTATTTAACAGAAACAAACGATCTTTCa acGATCAGTGAAGAACCTTATGGCATTGCTCTTTATGACTTTCCTGTAACGCACGAAGATGATTTACCTTTTAACGAAGgtgataaaatatatttgattaaaaaagtTAATGATGATTGGATGGAAGGCAGGATAGGAAACCGAAAAGGAATATTTCCTATTAATTTCATTGATATAAGAGTTCCACTGCCTGGTGTTCCAGATAATGTAGTTGTTGCTATCTATTCCTTTAAAGGGGAAACAATAGAAGATTTAAAGTTTAAT GAAGGTGATAAAATCACAGTTTTATCAAGGATATCACAAGATTGGTTGTACGGTGAATGTAAAGGTCGGAAAGGGCAGTTTCCAGCAAATTATGTGAACAGAATCCCATGTAATATTCCATCATTCAATTAA
- the l(3)05822 gene encoding SH3 domain-containing lethal (3) 05822 isoform X3 — protein sequence MRIPTRSAPRPPVNSIAQRNVMWNSTNDVYGSMQQSIQKKKPPPRPPPPKFNQNHLQIQKDKSKKPAKPTELLSNLFGRKRSEHLSTTQLNSQIQSAISQSEHTNGSVCLIDFSPPGSPTFTTRSSSDGVSIDSFGSDGNSNPSVFTSSGNTSQTESAFEDDFDVFGISAKKMPKNDPWQINSMSDPFGPLEVTNYNTVEPVKSIGDAQFFAFNTNNQMSFNQTCSKITQSLPTIIRAKVPKPPAPKISQKRVENKINRSIEIESNCFNKTAGPFTKPITLDLTNSWPNETKDNSSPPMPTIPPPAPPPEYLTETNDLSTISEEPYGIALYDFPVTHEDDLPFNEGDKIYLIKKVNDDWMEGRIGNRKGIFPINFIDIRVPLPGVPDNVVVAIYSFKGETIEDLKFNEGDKITVLSRISQDWLYGECKGRKGQFPANYVNRIPCNIPSFN from the exons ATGCGAATTCCTACACGTTCTGCTCCTCGTCCACCTGTAAATTCAATAGCACAAAGAAATGTTATGTGGAATAGCAC aaatgatGTTTACGGTTCTATGCAACAATCCATTCAAAAGAAGAAACCACCTCCTCGACCACCACCACCAAAGTTTAATCAAAATCATTTACAAATACAGAAGGATAAATCAAAGAAACCA GCAAAACCAACAGAATTATTGAGTAATCTTTTTGGAAGGAAAAGAAGTGAACATTTAAGTACAACACAATTGAATAGCCAAATACAAAGTGCAATATCACAATCTGAACATACAAATGGATCAGTTTGTCTAATAGATTTTAGTCCACCTGGTTCTCCAACTTTTACAACTCGATCAAGTAGTGACGGTGTTAGCATTGATAGTTTTGGCAGCGATGGTAATTCAAATCCATCTGTATTCACAAGTAGTGGAAATACATCTCAAACAGAAAGTGCCTTTGAAGATGATTTTGATGTGTTTGGAATATCTGCTAAGAAAATGCCAAAAAATGACCCTTGGCAAATTAATTCGATGTCAGATCCATTTGGACCATTAGAAGTAACTAATTACAATACAGTTGAACCTGTAAAATCCATAGGAGATGCACAGTTCTTTGCTTTCAATACAAATAATCAAATGTCTTTTAATCAGACATGTTCAAAAATTACTCAGTCATTGCCTACTATTATTCGTGCAAAAGTACCCAAACCACCAGCACCAAAAATTTCACAGAAAAGAgtagagaataaaattaatcgTTCAATTGAGATAGAGTCcaattgttttaataaaacagCAGGGCCATTTACAAAACCAATAACATTAGATTTAACTAATTCATGGCCGAACGAGACTAAAGATAATTCTTCTCCACCAATGCCCACAATACCACCACCTGCGCCACCACCAGAGTATTTAACAGAAACAAACGATCTTTCa acGATCAGTGAAGAACCTTATGGCATTGCTCTTTATGACTTTCCTGTAACGCACGAAGATGATTTACCTTTTAACGAAGgtgataaaatatatttgattaaaaaagtTAATGATGATTGGATGGAAGGCAGGATAGGAAACCGAAAAGGAATATTTCCTATTAATTTCATTGATATAAGAGTTCCACTGCCTGGTGTTCCAGATAATGTAGTTGTTGCTATCTATTCCTTTAAAGGGGAAACAATAGAAGATTTAAAGTTTAAT GAAGGTGATAAAATCACAGTTTTATCAAGGATATCACAAGATTGGTTGTACGGTGAATGTAAAGGTCGGAAAGGGCAGTTTCCAGCAAATTATGTGAACAGAATCCCATGTAATATTCCATCATTCAATTAA